The proteins below are encoded in one region of Mangifera indica cultivar Alphonso chromosome 7, CATAS_Mindica_2.1, whole genome shotgun sequence:
- the LOC123220000 gene encoding 60S ribosomal protein L5 translates to MAFVKAQKTKAYFKRFQVKYKRRREGKTDYRARIRLINQDKNKYNTPKYRFVVRFTNRDIVAQIISASIVGDSVLASAYAHELPQYGLEVGLTNYAAAYCTGLLCARRVLKQLEMDDEYEGNVEATGEDYSVEPGDSRRPFRALLDVGLIRTTTGNRVFGALKGALDGGLDIPHSDKRFAGFSKDSKQLDAEVHHKYIYGGHVASYMRALMEDEPEKYQSHFSEYIKRGIDADGMEALYKKVHAAIRADPTAKKSDKQPPKEHKRYNLKKLTYEERKAKLIERLQALNSAVDEDDDE, encoded by the exons ATG GCCTTTGTGAAAGCTCAGAAGACCAAGGCTTACTTCAAGAGGTTCCAGGTCAAGTACAAGAGAAGGAGAG AGGGGAAGACTGATTACAGGGCAAGGATCCGGTTGATCAACCAGGATAAGAACAAGTACAATACTCCCAAGTATCGTTTTGTTGTGCGATTT ACTAACAGGGATATTGTTGCACAAATAATATCAGCCAGCATTGTTGGTGATTCAGTTCTTGCTTCAGCATATGCCCATGAGTTGCCTCAATATGGGCTTGAAGTAGGCCTTACAAACTATGCTGCAG CTTATTGCACTGGACTTCTCTGTGCCCGCCGTGTCTTGAAACAGCTTGAGATGGATGATGAATATGAAGGAAATGTTGAG GCTACTGGAGAGGATTACTCTGTTGAACCAGGTGACAGCAGGAGGCCATTCCGTGCCCTTCTTGATGTTGGGCTGATTAGAACCACTACTGGAAACCGTGTTTTTGGTGCTCTAAAG GGAGCTTTGGATGGTGGGCTTGACATTCCCCACAGTGACAAGAGGTTTGCTGGCTTCTCGAAGGACAGTAAGCAGCTTGATGCTGAGGTTCACCACAAGTATATCTATGGTGGTCATGTTGCTTCATACATGAGG GCTTTGATGGAAGACGAACCTGAGAAGTATCAGTCTCACTTCAGTGAATACATCAAGAGAGGAATTGATGCTGATGGCATGGAGGCACTGTACAAGAAGGTCCATGCTGCCATTCGTGCAGATCCTACTGCCAAGAAGTCAGACAAGCAGCCTCCCAAGGAGCACAAGAG ATACAACTTGAAGAAACTAACATATGAGGAAAGGAAGGCAAAATTGATCGAAAGATTGCAAGCCCTCAACTCTGCCGTTGATGAGGATGACGATGAGTGA
- the LOC123220641 gene encoding phosphoserine phosphatase-like isoform X2 translates to MTWSDRGALCLEGLGLQVAEKVEEAEFILAHSTKALGLPSGEVRPTSLDDLKKILELCAVKKILMIVANLDYVTVEARALRVMPGTLAPKYEKLGGEVRWMGKPDKIIYKSALNIASVDAKDSIAVGDSLHHDIKGANAAGIQSVFTTGGIHANELGLSSFGEVSNLSSVQTLSLNYDTHPSYALLAFIW, encoded by the exons ATGACTTGGAGTGATCGTGGTGCTTTATGCCTTGAG GGGCTCGGCCTTCAAGTCGCAGAGAAAGTAGAAGAAGCTGAGTTTATCTTGGCCCATAGTACTAAAGCTTTGGGGCTCCCTTCAGGAGAGGTACGACCTACTAGTCTTGATGATCTCAAAAAAATATTGGAGCTTTGTGCAGTTAAGAAAATTCTAATGATTGTAGCCAATCTAGATTATGTGACTGTTGAGGCAAGGGCTCTGCGTGTTATGCCCG GTACATTGGCACCCAAATATGAAAAGCTTGGAGGTGAAGTGAGATGGATGGGCAAGCCTGATAAG ataatatataaatcagCGCTGAACATAGCCAGTGTTGATGCTAAAGACTCTATTGCTGTGGGCGATTCCCTTCACCATGATATCAAGGGAGCCAATGCAGCTGGAATCCAATCAGTATTTACCACTGGAGGAATCCATGCAAATGAGCTTGGACTAAGCAGTTTCGGAGAAGTTTCAAATTTATCTTCTGTCCAAACTCTTTCATTGAACTATGATACACATCCATCATATGCGTTACTAGCATTCATATg GTAG
- the LOC123220641 gene encoding phosphoserine phosphatase-like isoform X1 yields MTWSDRGALCLEGLGLQVAEKVEEAEFILAHSTKALGLPSGEVRPTSLDDLKKILELCAVKKILMIVANLDYVTVEARALRVMPGTLAPKYEKLGGEVRWMGKPDKIIYKSALNIASVDAKDSIAVGDSLHHDIKGANAAGIQSVFTTGGIHANELGLSSFGEVSNLSSVQTLSLNYDTHPSYALLAFIW; encoded by the exons ATGACTTGGAGTGATCGTGGTGCTTTATGCCTTGAG GGGCTCGGCCTTCAAGTCGCAGAGAAAGTAGAAGAAGCTGAGTTTATCTTGGCCCATAGTACTAAAGCTTTGGGGCTCCCTTCAGGAGAGGTACGACCTACTAGTCTTGATGATCTCAAAAAAATATTGGAGCTTTGTGCAGTTAAGAAAATTCTAATGATTGTAGCCAATCTAGATTATGTGACTGTTGAGGCAAGGGCTCTGCGTGTTATGCCCG GTACATTGGCACCCAAATATGAAAAGCTTGGAGGTGAAGTGAGATGGATGGGCAAGCCTGATAAG ataatatataaatcagCGCTGAACATAGCCAGTGTTGATGCTAAAGACTCTATTGCTGTGGGCGATTCCCTTCACCATGATATCAAGGGAGCCAATGCAGCTGGAATCCAATCAGTATTTACCACTGGAGGAATCCATGCAAATGAGCTTGGACTAAGCAGTTTCGGAGAAGTTTCAAATTTATCTTCTGTCCAAACTCTTTCATTGAACTATGATACACATCCATCATATGCGTTACTAGCATTCATATggtaa
- the LOC123220648 gene encoding uncharacterized protein LOC123220648 isoform X1, with product MAHSLTTTPPTTITRTPISSNPKRPVLHIPSLGFQGIWACHQRSKQVLDDHKSIYRRNVTLGLAGAVWLSVGGRNASAAGRRPPPPPKEEKKDPNVSGVQAKVLASKKRKEAMKQAVAKLREQGKVLNEPVKENGNEPVKEIVNEPSE from the exons ATGGCACATTCACTTACCACAACACCACCCACAACCATAACAAGAACACCCATCTCTTCCAATCCCAAGAGGCCTGTTTTGCACATTCCATCTTTAGGGTTTCAAGGGATTTGGGCTTGCCATCAACGTTCTAAACAAGTTTTGGATGATCATAAATCCATTTATAGAAG GAATGTGACATTAGGCTTGGCTGGAGCAGTGTGGTTGAGTGTCGGTGGCAGGAATGCATCTGCTGCTGGGCGGAGGCCACCACCGCCTCCGAAGGAGGAGAAGAAAGACCCTAATGTGAGTGGTGTTCAAGCAAAAGTACTAGCTAGCAAGAAGAGGAAGGAGGCCATGAAACAAGCTGTTGCCAAACTAAGAGAGCAAGGAAAGGTTCTAAATGAGCCTGTAAAAGAAAATGGTAATGAGCCTGTGAAGGAAATTGTAAATGAGCCTTCTGAATAG